The genomic interval CCGCAGTTTGGCGTCACCCCTGGCCAGGCGGCGGTGTGGTACGACGGCGACCGGGTGCTGGGCGGCGGGCTGATTGAGGCGGCGGCGGTCCCTGAGGTGGCGGCACCAACCTCGAATGCCCGTGTTCTGAGTCATTAATAGCGATCGCCATGGCAGACACGACCAAAGACCAGCAGCACCCGCAGTACAAGACCGATCGCCAGGTGGTGAGCCAGCTTTTGGTCGGCGAAGCCACCGACTACAACCTGGTGGAACTGGCCCGGTTGATGATTCGCTACGACGGATTTCCCGGTGCCCGCGACATCCAGGCCGACCTCAAAAAAGCCCTTGGTCGCTGGCAGCTCACCGAAAGCGAGCTGTTTGAAAAAACCCGCGCCATTCACCAGCAGGGCGAGGTGTATAAGGGGCTGGGCCGAGGCCGCGAAGACTGGAGCTAGAGGTAAGGTAGAAGACAGAACTCCAGATCTTGAGAAGAGCTAGGTGTGGCAAAGCAAGGGAAATGCGGAGCAACTCTATGACCCCATCCACCGCAAAAGTACTTTGTACGTTTGAAGACTACATTGCCTATGATGACGGCTCTGAGAATCGCTACGAGCTAGTTGATGGGGAGCTAGTTGCAATGTCACCGCCTGTTATGGAGCATTTTTTAATTGCCAAATTCTTAGAACAGGCACTAGATATCGAAATTAGGAGACTTCAGCGTCCTTGGCTATGTTTTCGTGAATCAGGTGTAAGGACTGGACTACGAAAATCACGACTCACTGATGTGTCTGTAGTTACACTCGATCAGGCCCAAGAGCTAAAAGGCAGATCGGTTGTTTTTTCAACTTCTCCCCTGCTGGTGATAGAAGTCGTCAGCCCCGACTCTGTTACCCGTGACTACCGCTATAAACGCACCGAGTACGCTGCCCTAGAGATTCCTGAATACTGGATTGTTGATCCTCTAGAACTTAAGGTGACGGTGCTGACGTTTAACGAAGGGCTTTACGACGAAACCGTATTTGTAGGGGATCAGCCCCTGGTGTCGCCTACGTTTCCAGCGCTAGCGTTGACGGTGGATCAAGTTTTGGCAGCGGGGGAGTTGCCCTAGTATTGACGGGCAGAAATATAACAATCCTTGCTGTGGGTGTTGGGTGCCGGGTGCCAGGTTTCAGGAATGGTTGGCCAGCTTAAGCCGCAGAGTAATCGGCTAGAACCCAGGTTTCAGCGGTGGGTTTAGAGTTGCCTAGGCAGTTGCCGCAAAGAAACCCGTTTTCTCTCCACAGCGAGCCTTACAACGAGCGGTATACTAGCCAGCTATGAGTAGTCTTAAAGCGAATCGGGGTGCCATCGCCGCAGGGCACACCCTCACCGCCGAGGCAGGGGCCGAGATGCTGCGCCAGGGGGGGAATGCCTTCGATGCGGCGATCGCCGCTGCCTTTGCCGCCTGCGTGGTGGAATCGTCGCTGACCTCGCTGGCGGGGGGCGGGTTTTTGCTGGCCCATACGGCGGCGGGCGAAAACCGGCTGTTTGATTTTTTTTGCCAAACACCCAGATCAAAGGACAGCGGGCGATTCCGGGACGGAGACTCGTTCCAAGTCGGTTCCCGAACGCTTCGCGAATCGCTCGACTTTTACCCGATCCACGCCAACTTTGGCGACACCGTGCAGGAGTTTCACATTGGCCTGGGGTCGATGGCGGTACCGGGGGCGATCGCCGGACTGCTGCACGTTCACCAAACCCTGGGTCGCCTGCCCCTGGAGCTGGTGGTGGCCCCGGCCCAGCACTGGGCGGTTCAGGGCTTTGATGTCGATGCCTTT from Leptolyngbya sp. KIOST-1 carries:
- a CDS encoding DUF3288 family protein, whose product is MADTTKDQQHPQYKTDRQVVSQLLVGEATDYNLVELARLMIRYDGFPGARDIQADLKKALGRWQLTESELFEKTRAIHQQGEVYKGLGRGREDWS
- a CDS encoding Uma2 family endonuclease — its product is MTPSTAKVLCTFEDYIAYDDGSENRYELVDGELVAMSPPVMEHFLIAKFLEQALDIEIRRLQRPWLCFRESGVRTGLRKSRLTDVSVVTLDQAQELKGRSVVFSTSPLLVIEVVSPDSVTRDYRYKRTEYAALEIPEYWIVDPLELKVTVLTFNEGLYDETVFVGDQPLVSPTFPALALTVDQVLAAGELP